A genomic segment from Syntrophotalea acetylenivorans encodes:
- the rpsO gene encoding 30S ribosomal protein S15 → MLATERKQEIINEFKRHEGDTGSPEVQIALLSERITYLTDHFRTHKKDHHSRRGLLKIVGQRRRLLDYLKKIEVERYRAIIKALGIRR, encoded by the coding sequence GTGCTGGCCACAGAACGCAAACAGGAAATTATCAATGAGTTTAAGCGCCATGAAGGCGATACCGGATCTCCAGAAGTACAGATTGCGCTGCTTTCGGAGCGCATCACTTATCTGACCGATCATTTTCGGACCCACAAGAAGGACCATCATTCTCGTCGCGGCCTGTTGAAGATCGTCGGACAGAGACGTAGACTGCTCGACTATCTGAAAAAGATCGAAGTTGAGCGTTATCGCGCCATTATCAAAGCCCTGGGAATTCGCAGGTAA